A stretch of Bradyrhizobium sp. CCBAU 53338 DNA encodes these proteins:
- a CDS encoding GMC family oxidoreductase, with the protein MNANSASSDPEFDYIIVGAGSAGCVLANRLSANGKYSVLLLEAGPKDSNIWIHVPLGYGKLFKEKTVNWMYQTEPEPELKGRQVFQPRGKTLGGSSSINGLLYVRGQHEDYDRWRQHGNAGWGYDDVLPYFKKAENQARGADRYHGAGGPLPVSNMVVTDPLSKAFMDAAVETGLPYNPDFNGATQEGVGLFQTTTRNGRRASTAVAYLGPAKTRSNLKVETEALGQRVLFDGRRAVGVEYRQGASVRRARARKEVVLSSGAYNSPQLLQLSGVGPADLLRKHGIDVVLDAQGVGHDLQDHMQVRIVMRCSQKITLNDTVNNPIRRTLAGARYALFRKGWLTIAAGTAGAFFKTNPRLASPDIQVHFLPFSTDKMGERLHDFSGFTASVCQLRPESRGSLRIKSADPTVPPEIRINYMSTETDRTTNVEGIKILRKILNAPAMKPFVISEYDPGAKVSTDAEILDYCRDRGSTIYHPTSTCRMGNDALAVVDQRLKVRGLEGLRVVDGSIMPDLVSGNTNAPIIMIAEKASDMILQDAQA; encoded by the coding sequence ATGAACGCAAATTCCGCCTCCTCCGATCCCGAGTTCGACTACATCATCGTTGGCGCCGGCTCCGCCGGATGCGTGCTCGCCAACCGTCTCTCCGCGAACGGCAAGTACAGCGTGCTGTTGCTCGAGGCCGGCCCGAAGGATTCCAACATCTGGATCCACGTGCCGCTCGGCTACGGCAAGCTGTTCAAGGAAAAGACCGTCAACTGGATGTACCAGACCGAGCCGGAGCCCGAGCTGAAGGGCCGCCAGGTCTTCCAGCCGCGCGGTAAGACGCTGGGCGGATCGAGCTCGATCAACGGCCTGCTCTATGTTCGTGGCCAGCACGAGGACTACGATCGCTGGCGCCAGCACGGCAATGCCGGTTGGGGCTATGACGACGTGCTGCCCTATTTCAAGAAGGCCGAGAACCAGGCGCGCGGCGCCGACCGATATCACGGCGCCGGCGGGCCGCTGCCGGTCTCCAACATGGTTGTGACCGACCCGCTGTCGAAGGCCTTCATGGACGCCGCGGTCGAGACCGGTCTGCCCTACAATCCCGATTTCAACGGCGCCACGCAGGAAGGCGTCGGCCTGTTCCAGACCACGACGCGCAACGGCCGCCGCGCCTCGACGGCGGTCGCCTATCTCGGTCCTGCGAAGACCCGCAGCAACCTCAAGGTCGAGACCGAGGCGCTTGGCCAGCGCGTGCTGTTCGACGGGCGCCGCGCGGTCGGCGTCGAATATCGGCAGGGCGCGAGCGTGCGCCGCGCGCGGGCCCGCAAGGAGGTCGTGCTGTCGAGCGGCGCCTACAACTCGCCGCAACTGCTCCAGCTCTCTGGCGTCGGCCCCGCCGATCTGCTGCGCAAGCACGGCATCGACGTCGTGCTCGACGCCCAAGGCGTCGGCCACGATCTCCAGGACCACATGCAGGTCCGCATCGTGATGCGCTGCTCGCAGAAGATCACGCTCAACGACACCGTCAACAACCCGATCCGCCGCACGCTGGCCGGCGCGCGCTACGCGCTGTTCCGGAAAGGCTGGCTGACGATCGCGGCGGGCACGGCGGGCGCGTTCTTCAAGACCAATCCGCGCCTCGCCTCGCCCGACATCCAGGTTCACTTCCTGCCGTTCTCGACCGACAAGATGGGCGAGCGGCTGCATGATTTCTCTGGTTTCACGGCGTCGGTGTGCCAGCTCAGACCCGAGAGCCGCGGCAGCTTGCGCATCAAAAGCGCGGACCCGACCGTGCCGCCGGAGATCCGCATCAACTACATGTCCACGGAGACGGACCGCACCACCAATGTCGAAGGCATCAAGATTCTGCGCAAGATTCTCAACGCGCCGGCGATGAAGCCATTCGTGATCAGCGAGTACGATCCCGGTGCGAAGGTATCCACGGACGCCGAGATCCTGGATTATTGCCGCGACCGCGGCAGCACCATCTACCATCCGACCTCGACCTGTCGTATGGGCAACGACGCGCTCGCGGTGGTGGACCAGCGGCTGAAGGTGAGGGGGCTCGAAGGCCTCCGTGTCGTCGACGGCTCGATTATGCCCGACCTCGTCTCGGGGAACACCAACGCGCCGATCATCATGATCGCGGAGAAGGCCTCCGATATGATATTGCAGGACGCACAGGCATGA
- a CDS encoding TetR/AcrR family transcriptional regulator: MAKQAERRAATTEAILTAARRLFGAKGFAATTMDEIAEGAGIAKGAVYHHFKTKEAVFEAVFDLVSRDLVIEIDSAARAEKDVLAAMVAGTQHYFAATAKGATGQIILRDGPAVLGWERWREIDAKHFGGKMPRAISAAMEAGLIARQPVEPLARLLLGAVTEAAVACAGRADIARAGVEYARAFKSLVEALRVRA, from the coding sequence ATGGCAAAACAGGCGGAGCGGCGCGCAGCAACGACCGAGGCGATCCTGACGGCGGCGCGGCGGCTGTTCGGGGCGAAGGGCTTTGCCGCCACCACCATGGACGAGATCGCCGAAGGCGCCGGCATCGCCAAGGGCGCGGTCTATCATCACTTCAAGACCAAGGAGGCCGTGTTCGAGGCGGTGTTCGACCTCGTCTCGCGCGATCTCGTCATAGAGATCGACAGCGCCGCGCGGGCCGAGAAGGACGTGCTGGCCGCGATGGTCGCCGGCACTCAGCATTATTTCGCCGCGACCGCCAAGGGCGCGACCGGCCAGATCATCCTGCGCGATGGACCCGCCGTGCTCGGCTGGGAGCGCTGGCGCGAGATCGACGCGAAACACTTTGGCGGCAAGATGCCGCGCGCGATCTCGGCGGCGATGGAGGCAGGTCTCATCGCCAGGCAGCCGGTCGAGCCATTGGCGCGGCTGCTGCTTGGTGCGGTCACGGAGGCGGCGGTCGCCTGCGCCGGGCGCGCCGATATCGCAAGGGCGGGCGTGGAATATGCCCGTGCGTTCAAGTCGCTGGTCGAGGCGCTGCGCGTGCGGGCATGA
- a CDS encoding nuclear transport factor 2 family protein gives MPSRDVVEAFAQRLEAGDFVGAIEQFYTPDAATYENNAAPMVGRDKLVAKERGVLAAFEEVKAVRVGPSLIEGDNVASRWIFSFTNAEGVTRRLEEIAWQTWQGDKLIEERFFYDPKQLGQ, from the coding sequence ATGCCAAGCCGCGACGTCGTCGAAGCCTTTGCGCAGCGTCTGGAAGCCGGGGATTTCGTCGGCGCGATCGAGCAATTCTATACGCCCGATGCCGCCACCTATGAGAACAACGCCGCGCCGATGGTTGGACGGGACAAGCTGGTGGCAAAAGAGCGCGGCGTGCTCGCCGCCTTCGAGGAGGTCAAGGCGGTCCGCGTCGGGCCGAGCCTGATCGAGGGCGACAACGTCGCCTCGCGCTGGATCTTCAGCTTCACCAACGCCGAAGGCGTCACGCGCAGGCTGGAGGAGATCGCCTGGCAGACCTGGCAGGGCGACAAGCTGATCGAGGAGCGGTTCTTTTACGACCCGAAGCAGTTGGGGCAGTGA
- the hemC gene encoding hydroxymethylbilane synthase, with translation MATRFKIGTRKSAMALAQTEEIARRLTSAVPGLDVEIVKFDTTGDLDQTSKLLPHGGKGGAFVAQIRAAVLAGELQAAMHSLKDMPGNEDTPGLVIGATLSRDPPGDALVLRAGVTLAALRQSRGKGFKIGTNAVRRAAYARRLFPDVEVIHFRGAADTRVRKLDHGEKQKLPDGGAVGPADALIMARSGLDRVGLAGRIAYEFTPAEMLPAAGQGIVAVECAAQDWQTRKILSSIDDADAHLCADAEREVLWVLNGHCNSPVAGFSTITGDRMSLTASVLDLSGNTIIEASRAGPANRPRELGRAVGLDLLGKGAAEIIERSRPR, from the coding sequence TTGGCTACGCGATTCAAGATCGGCACCCGCAAGAGCGCGATGGCGCTGGCACAGACGGAAGAGATCGCGCGCCGCCTGACATCAGCGGTGCCCGGTCTCGATGTCGAGATCGTCAAGTTCGACACCACTGGAGATCTCGACCAGACCAGCAAGCTGCTGCCCCACGGCGGCAAGGGCGGCGCCTTCGTCGCGCAGATCCGTGCCGCGGTGCTTGCGGGCGAGCTCCAGGCGGCGATGCATTCGCTGAAGGACATGCCGGGTAACGAGGACACGCCCGGCCTCGTCATCGGCGCGACGCTGTCGCGCGATCCGCCCGGCGATGCGCTGGTGCTGCGCGCGGGCGTGACGCTGGCGGCGCTGCGCCAGTCCCGCGGCAAGGGCTTCAAGATCGGCACCAACGCGGTGCGCCGCGCGGCCTATGCGCGGCGGCTGTTTCCCGATGTCGAGGTCATTCACTTCCGCGGTGCCGCCGATACGCGCGTGCGAAAGCTGGACCACGGCGAGAAGCAGAAGCTGCCGGATGGCGGCGCGGTGGGTCCCGCAGATGCGTTGATCATGGCCCGCTCCGGCCTCGACCGCGTCGGGCTCGCCGGCCGCATCGCTTACGAATTCACTCCGGCGGAGATGCTGCCGGCGGCAGGGCAGGGCATCGTCGCCGTCGAATGCGCCGCGCAGGACTGGCAAACGCGAAAAATCCTGTCGTCGATCGACGACGCTGACGCGCATCTCTGCGCGGATGCCGAGCGCGAAGTGTTGTGGGTGCTGAACGGCCACTGCAATTCGCCCGTCGCCGGCTTCTCGACCATCACGGGCGACCGGATGTCGCTGACCGCATCCGTGCTCGACCTCTCCGGCAACACCATCATCGAAGCCTCGCGCGCAGGCCCGGCCAATCGCCCGCGTGAGCTGGGACGCGCCG